The window GCCAGCGCACCACGCTTGACGTCCTGAACGCGCAGGCCGACGTGATTGCTGCGCAGATCAATCTCGCCTCCGCAGAGCGTGACGTCATCGCCGCGAGCTATGCGATCCTCTCGTCGATCGGCTATCTGACGCCGCAGCGCCTCGGCCTCAATGTCGAGGTCTATCGCGTCGAAGAGCATTACGACGCCGTCAAGGACAAGTGGATCGGCCTCAAGACCCCGGACGGACGCTGAGCCCGGACGGGCAGCGCCACCGGCGCCGCCAAACTTGTGCGAAAGCTGCGTCTGTTCTCGGCGGGGGATTCTCTCGATACGCCATGTCGTCTAGCCTGATGCATGATTCGGTCGATGTACGGGGCATCGGCGGGACCGGAAATCGGGTCACATGAGGCGGCGGACGTGACAATGGGACAGACTGGCAGCGCACAGCGGGAACCTTCCATGGAGGAGATTCTCGCTTCGATCCGACGGATCATTGAGGACAGCGACACCGTCCAGCAGCCCGGCGCTGAAGATTTGGCCAAACTCGATGCCGAGCCCGCCGCAGTTGGCGTGGACGATATGCCGCCTGAGAGCGAAATCGAGGCGTTTCGCGCCGAACTCGACGACGTGGAGATCAATCCGGAGCCGGCCCGACCATCCATGTCTATGGCCGATATCCAGGCATCGGTCGCGGTTGTACCACCCGTCACGCCCGAGCCGAAGGCTGCCGAAATCCATGCCTTCAACACCGCGTCGAAGCCGGACTTCGGCTCATATCAATCGACGCTTGAAAACGAGCGCGACGCGCCCGAATCACTTCCCGAAGACGCGCCATTCGACGCGCGCGTCGAGCCGGTATTCGTCGCTGAGAAGCCGGCCCCCGCGCCATCGGCCGGAGACGCGCGCTCGGCCATCATATCCGACCAGACGGGGCGTCAGGTCGCGGCCGCGTTCGGCGAGTTGTCCGAAGCCTTTGCCGCGAGCCGCCGCCGCTCCTTCGACGAGATGGCCGAGGAGATGCTGCGTCCGATGCTGCAGGACTGGCTCGACAACAATCTTCCGACGCTGGTGGAAAAGCTGGTGCGCGAGGAAATCGAGCGCGTCGCACGCGGCGGGCAGGGCTGAACCGCGCTACGCGAGCGTGATGTCCGTCCTGGGGAAATCATCCCCCTTGCACAAAAGGGGGATATCCAGGGTTTTGGCGCAGGCATAGGCGAAGCAGTCGCCCATATTCAAAGCTGCCGAGTGATGCCCTTTACCGAAGAGCCGGGATGCGCGCAGTGCTTCGCGGCCGATCACATCGTCGATGCTGACCGTTTCCAACCGAAACCGGGTTAGGAGATGGCGAACCATTTCCTCCGTGTTGTCCAACGGGATGTCGGCTTTCCGATGCAAGCCTCTCACTGCCTCCCAAATGCTGATGGCGGAGACATAAATAGTGTTCGCGCTTGCCATTCGGCCGAATAGTGATTCCCAGCCAGGTTCT is drawn from Mesorhizobium sp. CAU 1732 and contains these coding sequences:
- a CDS encoding PopZ family protein, with translation MEEILASIRRIIEDSDTVQQPGAEDLAKLDAEPAAVGVDDMPPESEIEAFRAELDDVEINPEPARPSMSMADIQASVAVVPPVTPEPKAAEIHAFNTASKPDFGSYQSTLENERDAPESLPEDAPFDARVEPVFVAEKPAPAPSAGDARSAIISDQTGRQVAAAFGELSEAFAASRRRSFDEMAEEMLRPMLQDWLDNNLPTLVEKLVREEIERVARGGQG
- a CDS encoding type II toxin-antitoxin system VapC family toxin — protein: MFVDASAIIAIIAKEPGWESLFGRMASANTIYVSAISIWEAVRGLHRKADIPLDNTEEMVRHLLTRFRLETVSIDDVIGREALRASRLFGKGHHSAALNMGDCFAYACAKTLDIPLLCKGDDFPRTDITLA